A window of the Lactuca sativa cultivar Salinas chromosome 7, Lsat_Salinas_v11, whole genome shotgun sequence genome harbors these coding sequences:
- the LOC111906747 gene encoding uncharacterized protein LOC111906747, producing the protein MGSSTSSLSLRILLTSAGVLSVAMVMKLCIPLMLNFAVYDIPVIWSVILSWLRPPYLYVVINGIIIIIAASSRFHHHYNHYHSELQTHPLVNEANSLPPPDLPSEIQSLTVQPRFDILEHPPVVFGFEDENWETKEVSVVYENEIEPPIIEIETVLVNNSDVAAEVEEKFEIPKSSWNSPQLMINSPPPAEKIQSDFIPPVRERPLVSSRFAHQRRTAKINPEGVKSLRVSKAKKHDTLESTWKTITDGRHMPLNRHLRKSDTFENHHHHAPPIDALPGEQVPSSAAAENNLMNKSETFNDRTDYDNQSHRIPSLKNSLLSGGGRLRKEGSLSQDELNRRVEAFIKKFNDDMRLQRQESLQRYMDMINRGAE; encoded by the exons ATGGGTTCTTCAACATCATCACTCTCTCTAAGGATTCTATTAACCTCCGCCGGCGTTTTATCGGTAGCTATGGTGATGAAATTATGCATTCCGTTGATGTTAAACTTCGCCGTGTACGACATACCTGTTATTTGGTCTGTTATACTTTCCTGGCTCAGGCCGCCGTATCTATACGTTGTCATCAATGGCATCATCATAATCATCGCCGCCTCTTCACGCTTCCACCACCACTACAATCACTACCACTCCGAGCTTCAAACTCACCCGTTAGTTAATGAAGCGAACTCTCTTCCGCCGCCAGATCTACCGTCCGAAATTCAATCGTTGACGGTTCAGCCGAGATTTGATATTTTGGAGCATCCGCCGGTGGTTTTCGGGTTCGAGGATGAAAATTGGGAGACGAAGGAAGTGTCTGTGGTATATGAGAATGAGATTGAACCTCCGATTATAGAGATTGAGACAGTACTGGTGAATAATTCAGATGTTGCAGCCGAAGTTGAAGAGAAATTTGAAATTCCGAAATCATCGTGGAATTCACCGCAGTTGATGATAAACTCGCCGCCACCGGCGGAGAAAATTCAATCAGACTTCATTCCGCCGGTGAGAGAAAGGCCGCTCGTAAGTTCCAGATTTGCTCATCAACGGAGAACGGCGAAAATCAATCCCGAAG GTGTTAAATCGCTAAGGGTATCGAAAGCGAAGAAGCATGATACATTGGAGAGCACATGGAAGACGATAACCGATGGCCGTCACATGCCGCTGAATAGACACCTCCGGAAATCCGATACCTTCGAGAACCACCATCACCACGCGCCACCTATAGATGCGCTCCCCGGAGAACAAGTACCGTCATCGGCGGCAGCGGAAAATAATTTGATGAACAAATCAGAAACATTCAATGACCGTACCGATTACGACAACCAGAGCCACCGTATTCCGTCGTTGAAAAACTCATTGCTGTCGGGTGGCGGGAGGCTGAGAAAAGAAGGCTCGCTGAGTCAAGATGAGTTGAATCGGCGAGTTGAAGCGTTCATAAAGAAATTTAACGATGATATGAGGTTACAGAGGCAAGAATCGCTACAGCGATACATGGACATGATAAACCGAGGGGCAGAATAG